In Festucalex cinctus isolate MCC-2025b chromosome 21, RoL_Fcin_1.0, whole genome shotgun sequence, one genomic interval encodes:
- the alkal2a gene encoding aLK and LTK ligand 2a isoform X2, translated as MRAMRAHVTAGLLLLLTCTLLGAPPTPKASTSTSASASTSAGRASQLLRRVEELSRGGAETTARTARETAEAPRSRRGSAAAATVTAAMTATPHGQLRDLRRLKTERRDRPDAVGSTQDHRRKDKYLKHITGPLYFSPKCRKHVYHVYHQTRDCTIPAYFKRCARLLTRLAGSPMCTGG; from the exons ATGCGGGCGATGCGCGCGCACGTCACCGCGGGACTGCTGCTGCTCCTCACGTGCACGCTGCTCGGCGCGCCACCGACGCCCAAAGCGAGCACGAGCACGAGCGCGAGCGCGAGCACGAGCGCCGGGCGCGCGTCCCAGCTGCTGCGGCGCGTGGAGGAGCTGAGCCGCGGCGGCGCCGAGACCACCGCGAGGACGGCGAGGGAGACGGCCGAAGCCCCCAGGAGCCGCCGGGGAAGCGCCGCGGCCGCGACCGTCACCGCCGCCATGACCGCGACCCCCCACGGCCAACTGAGAGATTTGCGGAGATTGAAAACGGAGCGACGGGATCGTCCGGACG CAGTCGGATCCACGCAAGATCACAGAAGGAAGGACAAATACCTGAAACACATCACAG GTCCGCTCTACTTTAGCCCCAAGTGCAGAAAGCACGTGTACCACGTGTACCACCAGACCAGGGACTGCACGATACCCGCAT ATTTCAAAAGATGCGCGCGGCTTCTCACGCGTCTTGCCGGCAGTCCCATGTGCACGGGCGGCTAA
- the alkal2a gene encoding aLK and LTK ligand 2a isoform X1 — protein sequence MRAMRAHVTAGLLLLLTCTLLGAPPTPKASTSTSASASTSAGRASQLLRRVEELSRGGAETTARTARETAEAPRSRRGSAAAATVTAAMTATPHGQLRDLRRLKTERRDRPDAVGSTQDHRRKDKYLKHITGPLYFSPKCRKHVYHVYHQTRDCTIPACKPDHRHVVASMITRRMRTLKLHLRFLSFLADFKRCARLLTRLAGSPMCTGG from the exons ATGCGGGCGATGCGCGCGCACGTCACCGCGGGACTGCTGCTGCTCCTCACGTGCACGCTGCTCGGCGCGCCACCGACGCCCAAAGCGAGCACGAGCACGAGCGCGAGCGCGAGCACGAGCGCCGGGCGCGCGTCCCAGCTGCTGCGGCGCGTGGAGGAGCTGAGCCGCGGCGGCGCCGAGACCACCGCGAGGACGGCGAGGGAGACGGCCGAAGCCCCCAGGAGCCGCCGGGGAAGCGCCGCGGCCGCGACCGTCACCGCCGCCATGACCGCGACCCCCCACGGCCAACTGAGAGATTTGCGGAGATTGAAAACGGAGCGACGGGATCGTCCGGACG CAGTCGGATCCACGCAAGATCACAGAAGGAAGGACAAATACCTGAAACACATCACAG GTCCGCTCTACTTTAGCCCCAAGTGCAGAAAGCACGTGTACCACGTGTACCACCAGACCAGGGACTGCACGATACCCGCATGTAAGCCAGATCACCGACACGTCGTTGCCTCAATGATCACCCGACGCATGCGAACCCTCAAACTTCATCTCcgctttctctcctttttggcaGATTTCAAAAGATGCGCGCGGCTTCTCACGCGTCTTGCCGGCAGTCCCATGTGCACGGGCGGCTAA
- the fam110c gene encoding protein FAM110C, producing the protein METPSDTSKILEKGPDYLRKQMELESEVKGPMSAVERLAASKPKYVRSQQLVKSRPEPEPEPEPTSADRSSPPPPPSCSPTQVRRSSSKKRPDSILLYRQKCQLLRAQHKHHVTRKLLRSSARKAAAALPEAEEKEREDRLGAPEEKRSSARTPTPERKRNGAPDRAPKELSPHLLDVPVRRGKAVARSRSDVTSRYSKNFADFDAFFKYCGLDGEVVQSLGKENFSARSDETAAKLRGVSVSASDAGFSRDSRDSDGLQEDVLRQKIRQGTSVIERNARIIKWLYSCKNAKESGKTLRDLD; encoded by the coding sequence ATGGAGACCCCCAGCGATACGTCCAAAATCCTGGAGAAGGGCCCCGACTACCTCCGGAAGCAAATGGAACTGGAGAGCGAGGTGAAGGGCCCCATGAGCGCGGTGGAGCGACTGGCCGCCAGCAAGCCCAAGTACGTGAGAAGCCAGCAGCTGGTCAAGTCCCGTCCGGAGCCGGAGCCGGAGCCGGAGCCGACGTCGGCCGACCGCagctcgccgccgccgccgcccagcTGCTCCCCGACGCAGGTTCGGCGCTCCAGCTCCAAAAAGCGACCCGACTCCATCCTGCTCTACAGGCAGAAATGCCAACTGCTGCGAGCGCAGCACAAACATCACGTCACGCGCAAACTGCTGCGAAGCTCCGCCAGGAAAGCCGCCGCCGCCTTACCTGAGGCCGAAGAGAAGGAACGCGAGGACCGGCTGGGCGCGCCCGAGGAAAAGCGCTCAAGCGCCAGGACCCCGACGCCGGAGCGGAAGCGGAACGGAGCTCCCGACCGTGCCCCGAAAGAGCTCTCGCCTCATCTCCTCGACGTTCCCGTCAGGAGGGGCAAAGCGGTGGCCCGCTCGCGCTCGGACGTCACTTCCCGCTATTCCAAGAACTTTGCCGACTTTGACGCCTTCTTCAAGTACTGCGGCCTGGACGGGGAGGTGGTCCAGTCTCTGGGGAAGGAGAACTTCTCGGCGCGCTCGGACGAGACGGCCGCCAAGCTGCGCGGCGTCAGCGTGTCGGCGTCGGACGCCGGATTCTCCCGCGACAGCCGCGACAGCGACGGGCTGCAGGAGGACGTCCTGCGCCAGAAGATCCGCCAGGGGACCTCCGTCATCGAGCGCAACGCCCGCATCATCAAATGGCTGTACAGCTGCAAGAACGCCAAGGAGAGCGGCAAGACCTTGAGAGATCTGGACTGA
- the fbxo25 gene encoding F-box only protein 25 isoform X1, with the protein MPFLGKDWRSPGWSWTKTEHGWKRIIIYGHDVDRIHREIELACDDKENVFVEDICEVASVKRRKDLNNHNTKSQFVFRDKWIYVQKGSTKERHGYCTLGEALNRLDFSSAIHDLRRFNYVAKLFQLIARSQLTSLSGAAQKNYFNILEKIVQKVVEEHYNPRLVKELLQDLSTTLHSLTLHAGRCVLVGNVNVWLCRLDDILKWQRQLNHLHIPKQMCSGLLLSDLPLSTQNQILCKLSDACDIINLGQATPTLRILSESRTLWKRLCHFHFSDKQHSSRNLVLTKSDSVDWKLLYFTLQKRYPVKEQYGDTLHFCKHCSILFWKDRQLALLFKDCGHPCTANDPDGCLVPVSPQHFIELFRF; encoded by the exons ATGCCTTTCTTGGGCAAGGACTGGAGGTCGCCGGGATGGAGCTGGACCAAGACGGAGCACGGCTGGAAGAGGATCATCATCTATGGGCACGACGTGGACCGCATCCACAGAGAGATTGA ATTGGCCTGCGACGAcaaagaaaatgtgtttgtggaagacatttgcgAAGTGGCCAGCGTGAAACGAAGAAAGGATTTGAACAACCACAATACCAAATCTCAGT TTGTTTTCCGGGACAAGTGGATCTACGTGCAGAAAGGCAGCACAAAAGAG CGTCACGGCTACTGCACTCTGGGCGAGGCCTTGAACCGCTTGGACTtctccagcgccatccacgaCTTGAGGAGGTTCAACTACGTGGCCAAG CTCTTCCAGCTCATCGCCAGATCCCAGCTGACGTCCTTGAGCGGAGCTGCCCAGAAGAACTATTTCAACATTCTGGAGAAGATTGTGCAAAAGG TGGTGGAGGAGCATTACAATCCGCGGCTGGTCAAGGAGCTCCTGCAGGATCTGAGCACGACGCTGCACAGCTTGACCTTGCACGCGGGCCGATGCGTGCTGGTGGGCAACGTCAACGTCTGGCTGTGCCGGCTGGACGACATTCTCAAGTGGCAGCGGCAGCTCAACCACCTGCACATCCCCAAG CAAATGTGCTCGGGCCTGCTGCTGAGCGACCTGCCGCTCTCCACGCAGAACCAGATTCTGTGCAAGCTCTCCGACGCCTGCGACATCATCAACCTGGGACAGGCCACGCCCACGCTGCGCATCCTGAGCGAGAGCCGCACGCTGTGGAAGCGCCTGTGCCATTTCCACTTCTCCGACAAGCAG CACTCGTCCCGGAATCTGGTCCTGACCAAGAGCGACAGCGTGGACTGGAAGCTGCTGTACTTCACTCTGCAGAAGCGTTACCCCGTCAAGGAGCAGTACGGCGACACGTTGCACTTCTGCAAGCATTGCAGCATCCTCTTCTGGAAG GATCGCCAGCTGGCCTTGTTGTTCAAG GACTGCGGGCACCCGTGCACCGCCAACGACCCGGACGGCTGCCTGGTGCCCGTCTCGCCGCAACACTTCATCGAGCTCTTCCGCTTCTAG
- the fbxo25 gene encoding F-box only protein 25 isoform X2 — translation MPFLGKDWRSPGWSWTKTEHGWKRIIIYGHDVDRIHREIELACDDKENVFVEDICEVASVKRRKDLNNHNTKSQFVFRDKWIYVQKGSTKERHGYCTLGEALNRLDFSSAIHDLRRFNYVAKLFQLIARSQLTSLSGAAQKNYFNILEKIVQKVVEEHYNPRLVKELLQDLSTTLHSLTLHAGRCVLVGNVNVWLCRLDDILKWQRQLNHLHIPKQMCSGLLLSDLPLSTQNQILCKLSDACDIINLGQATPTLRILSESRTLWKRLCHFHFSDKQHSSRNLVLTKSDSVDWKLLYFTLQKRYPVKEQYGDTLHFCKHCSILFWKDCGHPCTANDPDGCLVPVSPQHFIELFRF, via the exons ATGCCTTTCTTGGGCAAGGACTGGAGGTCGCCGGGATGGAGCTGGACCAAGACGGAGCACGGCTGGAAGAGGATCATCATCTATGGGCACGACGTGGACCGCATCCACAGAGAGATTGA ATTGGCCTGCGACGAcaaagaaaatgtgtttgtggaagacatttgcgAAGTGGCCAGCGTGAAACGAAGAAAGGATTTGAACAACCACAATACCAAATCTCAGT TTGTTTTCCGGGACAAGTGGATCTACGTGCAGAAAGGCAGCACAAAAGAG CGTCACGGCTACTGCACTCTGGGCGAGGCCTTGAACCGCTTGGACTtctccagcgccatccacgaCTTGAGGAGGTTCAACTACGTGGCCAAG CTCTTCCAGCTCATCGCCAGATCCCAGCTGACGTCCTTGAGCGGAGCTGCCCAGAAGAACTATTTCAACATTCTGGAGAAGATTGTGCAAAAGG TGGTGGAGGAGCATTACAATCCGCGGCTGGTCAAGGAGCTCCTGCAGGATCTGAGCACGACGCTGCACAGCTTGACCTTGCACGCGGGCCGATGCGTGCTGGTGGGCAACGTCAACGTCTGGCTGTGCCGGCTGGACGACATTCTCAAGTGGCAGCGGCAGCTCAACCACCTGCACATCCCCAAG CAAATGTGCTCGGGCCTGCTGCTGAGCGACCTGCCGCTCTCCACGCAGAACCAGATTCTGTGCAAGCTCTCCGACGCCTGCGACATCATCAACCTGGGACAGGCCACGCCCACGCTGCGCATCCTGAGCGAGAGCCGCACGCTGTGGAAGCGCCTGTGCCATTTCCACTTCTCCGACAAGCAG CACTCGTCCCGGAATCTGGTCCTGACCAAGAGCGACAGCGTGGACTGGAAGCTGCTGTACTTCACTCTGCAGAAGCGTTACCCCGTCAAGGAGCAGTACGGCGACACGTTGCACTTCTGCAAGCATTGCAGCATCCTCTTCTGGAAG GACTGCGGGCACCCGTGCACCGCCAACGACCCGGACGGCTGCCTGGTGCCCGTCTCGCCGCAACACTTCATCGAGCTCTTCCGCTTCTAG
- the LOC144010806 gene encoding uncharacterized protein LOC144010806, whose translation MLKRGKRRRRPPAWRPRLFGRHGKTAVLLLTPHVALALTGERERGGVGPGRSRQYAATKSAHTHARMLQVSGAGLESINKCASSNSGTTCADGKKAAVMFRRSKSQALVDDDDDDDDDDDVSWQRRHSHKDKHGDGEEEEEEEEEEVVTVVSKEAKVKKKTTPPKTERKDKKASSSKDDKDFLLSAETRPGRGEKAEWHKEKAEKALCFWESVTMAMRHVSPGKKTAGRATPQSAKDEHPEKGRRPRPPPADPSRYANLPHCDGPAAAAAAALPWTSRAKVKLAAIGRMRTSRAVRADGSWEGLQ comes from the exons ATGTTGAAGCGCGGGAAAAGGAGGCGGCGACCTCCAGCATGGCGCCCACGTTTGTTCGGACGTCACGGGAAAACTGCCGTGTTGCTTCTCACACCACACGTCGCTCTCGCTCTCACGGGGGAGCGGGAAAGGGGAGGAGTCGGCCCAGGTCGCTCGCGTCAATACGCAGCAACCAAGTcagcgcacacacatgcacgcatgcTACAAGTGAGCGGCGCCGGACTGGAGTCAATCAACAAATGCGCCTCCAGCAACAGCGGCACAACTTGTGCTGACGGAAAGAAGGCAGCGGTGATGTTCCGCAGGAGCAAGAGTCAAGCGCTggtggacgacgacgacgacgacgacgacgacgacgacgtgtcGTGGCAGCGCCGACACTCGCACAAG GACAAACATGGAGacggagaggaagaggaggaagaggaagaggaggaggtggtcACGGTCGTCTCCAAG GAGGCCAaagtgaagaagaagacgacgccGCCCAAGACCGAGCGCAAGGACAAGAAGGCGTCCTCCTCCAAAGACGACAAAGACTTTTTGCTGAGCGCAGAGACGCGACCAGG ACGTGGCGAGAAAGCCGAATGGCACAAGGAGAAGGCGGAAAAAGCTCTCTGCTTCTGGGAAAGCGTCACCATGGCGATGAGGCACGTCTCCCCCGGCAAAAAAACGGCCGGCCGGGCCACGCCTCAATCGGCCAAGGACGAGCACCCGGAGAAGGGACGGCGGCCCCGCCCCCCTCCGGCGGACCCCTCCCGCTACGCCAACCTGCCGCACTGCGacgggcccgccgccgccgccgccgccgccctcccGTGGACGTCCCGCGCCAAAGTCAAGCTGGCCGCCATCGGCAGGATGAGGACGAGCCGGGCGGTCCGAGCCGACGGCAGCTGGGAAGGACTCCAATAG